In Candidatus Manganitrophaceae bacterium, the genomic stretch ACAGAGATCCAGCATATAGACATTTCTGAGGGAACCGGGGAGACCATCGTCATCCTAGAGGGTCAGGAACCCATGATCTACACCACCTTCAGGCTGCATAACCCTGATCGCCTGGTGATTGATATGGCGGAAGTCGGCCTTGGTCAATATCAGGATGAGATCGTGCTTGAAAAGGGGCCGATTCGCTCAATACGTCCTAAGGTTGGCGAGCGGAGCCGGGTTTCCCGTCTTGAATTCGAGTTGACCGGCGGCGCTGAAACAAATGTGAGGACAGAAGGGCTCAAGCTTATCGTCCAGGTGTCTCTTCCGGCGGGTGAAGTCGAAGAGGAAAGTGAAAGCGCAAAGGGTTTTGTTTTCTTTGATGAGGAACGGGCTCCCTCCTCTGAAAAATCTTCCGAAGAACGACCTGAGGAAGAGGTCCAGGATATCCTTTCTTTGCTCATAAAGGAAGAAGGTACGAGATTGGTGGAGGAAGCCCTGAGTCCCCCCGCGAAAACGGTGAGCGGAATACGTTTTGACGATCAGGAGGGCCTGGCGCTTGTTGTGACAGCAGACGGCCGCCTGGATCCTGAAATCTTTCTCCTGGGGCAAGATCGATTGGTCATAGATCTTGCCAATACCACAACAACGACGAAAGAAAGGCTTATTGCAGCAAGGGATCCTGCAGTGAAGCAGGTACGAATAGGGCAGCATCCGGATAAACTTCGTCTTGTCGTGGATCTCCTCTCTCCCATTCAATATTCCTGGCATCAGGGTGAAAAGAAGTTGCGTATTCAATTGGAGAGCCTCCATAAGGGGGATAAACAGCCTGTTCCGTTCTTCCCGCCGTCCCCTCCCCGGGAAGAAGCAAGTTCTTCCCCTTTGATCACTCCGGTTCAATCAAAGGAAGGCCTTGTTGCGCCAGCGAAGATGGTGGCTGCTTCACCTGCTGAAAAAGTTATCAAGAAACCTTCGAAGAAGGTCATTCTCAGGCCGGCCCCGGTTTCACCAAAACAAAAACAAGTGGTAAAAATGGTAAAGAAAGCGAAGGTGGAAAGAAGTTCTGAGGGCGCGGAGACATCAGCTAAGCCAAAATTCACCGGAAAGAAGATTTCTCTTGATTTTCAGGATGCTGATATTACGGATATGATTCGTCTCATAGCCGATGTGAGTAAAATGAACATCGTGATGGGGGATGACGTCAAAGGAAAGGTCACCTTGAAGCTGATCAATGTCCCATGGGATCAGGCGCTTGAAATTGTATTAAAGATGAATAACCTGGGCGAGATCCGGGAAGGAAATATCCTCAGAATCTCGACATTGGCAAACATTACGCGCCAGCAGGACGAAGAGGCTCGAGCGAAGGAGACGAAGGTCCGCGCGGAAGATCTGGTCACTAAAATATTCCGGATCAATTACGCCAAGGCAGATGAACTTCAGAACACGGTTTCAAAGCTGCTCTCCCCCAGGGGAGATATTACCGTCGACGATCGAACAAACGCCATTATCGTGAAGGATATTGAAAAGAATATCCGTGAGGTTGGGGGTCTGATCAGAAAACTCGATACCCAGACGCCTCAGGTCATGATTGAGGCCCGGATTGTTCAGATCAAACCGAATTTCAGGCGGGAATTGGGGATTCAGTGGGGCGCTGAAACAAGTGGGGTAAACAATAATAGCAGGTTTACCCTTTCCAATACCACTGGCGCTTTTAATGCCGGCATCTCTGACTTTGCTGTCAACGTGCCGGCAGGATTCAACCTGGGGGGAATTGGGTTTACTTTTGGACGGATCGGTGCGGGGAATCCGTTTAACCTTGATCTTAGGCTCTCGGCAGGGGAATCGCAGGGGCTGACCCGTATCATTTCGACACCCAAAATTGCTGTTCTGGACAACGAAGAGGCAAAGATCCAGCAGGGAGAGTCGATCCCGTTTCAAACCACTTCTGATCAGGGGACGCAGACACAATTTATTGACGCAAATTTGAGTTTAACCGTAACACCTCATATCTCTCCGGATGGCGGCATCGTCATGGATATCAAGATCTCAAAGAACGCCCCCGGGGATACGATCCCGGGTGCCGCTGGCCCGAGTATTCTGAAAAAAGAGGCGACAACGAAGATCCTGATTCAGGATGGCGAGACCGCCGTGATCGGCGGGATCTATGAGACGGACGAGGCGGAATCTATCAGCGGAATCCCTTATCTTATGGATATCCCTTTTCTGGGATGGCTTTTCAAGAGAACGGAGACGAGGGAAAATACCTCAGAGCTCCTCGTCTTTATTACCCCTACGATCATGAAGTAAGCGCAGGTCTCCTGGGCGAATCTCTGTTTAAAGTTGAGTATGAAAAATATTGTATTGCTCGGTTTTATGGGAACAGGAAAAAGCATTATTGGAAGGCGCCTGGCGGTGGAATTAGGCTATCGCTTTGCCGACACCGATCAGATCATTGAAGAGAGAGCACATAAAAGAATTGATAAAATATTTGCCGAAGAGGGAGAATCGTGGTTCAGGCAATTGGAGTTGGAGACCGTGCATGATGTCTCGGGGTGGAGCGGATATGTCATTTCTACGGGAGGGGGTGTCCCGCTTCAAGAGGAAAACCTCAAGGCTCTAAGCGGAAATGGGATTCTGGTTTCTCTGAAGGCACGACCCGAGGTGATCTTGAGAAGGGTTCGAAAAAGGCTGGGAAAACGCCCGCTGTTACGCGGTCCTCATCCACTCTC encodes the following:
- a CDS encoding shikimate kinase (catalyzes the formation of shikimate 3-phosphate from shikimate in aromatic amino acid biosynthesis), which gives rise to MKNIVLLGFMGTGKSIIGRRLAVELGYRFADTDQIIEERAHKRIDKIFAEEGESWFRQLELETVHDVSGWSGYVISTGGGVPLQEENLKALSGNGILVSLKARPEVILRRVRKRLGKRPLLRGPHPLSRITRLLTERQPFYDRAAFSIDTSDVDVQESVRRIKIKVLERMGENS
- a CDS encoding type IV pilus secretin family protein gives rise to the protein MTGHAFRYAIIILFSSLALSCGVKNLQVNETFQTEIQHIDISEGTGETIVILEGQEPMIYTTFRLHNPDRLVIDMAEVGLGQYQDEIVLEKGPIRSIRPKVGERSRVSRLEFELTGGAETNVRTEGLKLIVQVSLPAGEVEEESESAKGFVFFDEERAPSSEKSSEERPEEEVQDILSLLIKEEGTRLVEEALSPPAKTVSGIRFDDQEGLALVVTADGRLDPEIFLLGQDRLVIDLANTTTTTKERLIAARDPAVKQVRIGQHPDKLRLVVDLLSPIQYSWHQGEKKLRIQLESLHKGDKQPVPFFPPSPPREEASSSPLITPVQSKEGLVAPAKMVAASPAEKVIKKPSKKVILRPAPVSPKQKQVVKMVKKAKVERSSEGAETSAKPKFTGKKISLDFQDADITDMIRLIADVSKMNIVMGDDVKGKVTLKLINVPWDQALEIVLKMNNLGEIREGNILRISTLANITRQQDEEARAKETKVRAEDLVTKIFRINYAKADELQNTVSKLLSPRGDITVDDRTNAIIVKDIEKNIREVGGLIRKLDTQTPQVMIEARIVQIKPNFRRELGIQWGAETSGVNNNSRFTLSNTTGAFNAGISDFAVNVPAGFNLGGIGFTFGRIGAGNPFNLDLRLSAGESQGLTRIISTPKIAVLDNEEAKIQQGESIPFQTTSDQGTQTQFIDANLSLTVTPHISPDGGIVMDIKISKNAPGDTIPGAAGPSILKKEATTKILIQDGETAVIGGIYETDEAESISGIPYLMDIPFLGWLFKRTETRENTSELLVFITPTIMK